The following coding sequences are from one Aliarcobacter skirrowii CCUG 10374 window:
- a CDS encoding Hcp family type VI secretion system effector, with protein sequence MNNPIFISIEGSTQGLITESAFTAESVGNLYQRGHENEALVKSFTHNVKVPRDIQSGQPSGQRVHEPFTITKLIDKSSPLLYNALTKSETLPKVELKWYRTNYEGKPEHYFTTTLEDAVIVNINTSMDMGIDTDKAVISPLEEISFSYRKISWRHEVASTSGEDDWRIGVGLNA encoded by the coding sequence ATGAATAATCCAATATTTATTTCAATAGAAGGAAGTACTCAAGGTCTAATAACTGAAAGTGCTTTTACAGCTGAATCAGTAGGTAATTTATATCAAAGAGGTCATGAAAATGAAGCTTTAGTAAAGTCTTTTACTCACAATGTAAAAGTACCTAGAGATATACAATCAGGACAACCTTCTGGTCAAAGAGTACATGAACCATTTACTATCACTAAACTTATAGATAAATCTTCACCTCTTTTATATAATGCTTTAACAAAAAGTGAGACTTTACCAAAAGTTGAATTAAAATGGTATAGAACGAATTATGAGGGAAAACCAGAACACTACTTTACCACTACTTTAGAAGATGCTGTTATTGTCAATATTAATACTTCTATGGATATGGGAATTGACACAGACAAAGCTGTAATTTCTCCTTTAGAAGAAATTTCTTTCTCTTATAGAAAGATTTCTTGGAGACATGAAGTAGCAAGTACTTCGGGAGAAGATGATTGGAGAATTGGTGTAGGTTTAAATGCTTAA